One segment of Babylonia areolata isolate BAREFJ2019XMU chromosome 24, ASM4173473v1, whole genome shotgun sequence DNA contains the following:
- the LOC143298746 gene encoding uncharacterized protein LOC143298746 isoform X1 has protein sequence MSIQVAISFDTTGSMSRALHEVRRRITEMIHLLKKDFPGITLAIIAHGDYCDEDIYVTKHLDFTNDESALVSFVKDVKDTGGGDAPECYELVLRLVRTKLAWKKRSQKILVVIGDSYPHPPHDPQNQDHIDWEQEARLLAEMPMRIYGAQINNDPQSTDFFRKLTQMTGGSHLKLTEFSVLTDVIIAVCYRAQGTARLKAWEDRVRAQYAPKPLHKDLEGVFGVLQRPLAVPTVPARRKKNASPLTFRGKDPTFPWGGTLTPSQLLTWIPPDDADDDDVRAVHRLHVQLAVLGSEARAHEPNIVQVETSDFLGKALELPVVHMIGAKDTMKRVGLRFNSPATFRLVSGSGPVHLSGQHVAVVLQDEEEEEEEREEEEERERTGATMGEVLDDEPSDTPQAFEDAREEAMAADSTEGEGRSGFRRDRARSADTSPGRSEVFERNLRSSLGSVSRIYGATSEAFSHAASSVRRSESQPANCKTS, from the exons ATGTCGATACAGGTCGCCATTTCCTTCGACACAACAGGATCAATGTCACGAGCTCTACACGAGGTTCGCAGACGTATCACAGAAATGATTCACCTCTTGAAGAAGGACTTCCCAGGGATCACCCTGGCCATCATTGCCCATGGCGACTACTGCGATGAAGACATCTACGTCACCAAGCACCTGGACTTCACGAATGATGAATCCGCTCTGGTCAGTTTCGTCAAGGACGTCAAAGACACAGGCGGCGGGGACGCGCCAGAGTGTTACGAGCTGGTCCTCAGGCTGGTCAGAACCAAGCTGGCGTGGAAGAAGAGGTCTCAGAAGATCCTGGTGGTGATTGGAgactcttacccccaccctcctcacgaCCCCCAGAACCAGGACCACATCGACTGGGAGCAGGAGGCACGTCTGCTGGCCGAGATG CCCATGCGCATCTATGGCGCACAGATCAACAACGACCCTCAATCCACGGACTTTTTCCGTAAACTGACACAAATGACGGGTGGATCTCACCTCAAGTTGACAGAGTTCTCTGTCCTGACTGACGTCATCATTGCTGTATGTTATCGGGCCCAAGGAACTGCAAGACTGAAG GCCTGGGAGGATAGGGTCAGGGCCCAGTACGCCCCCAAGCCCCTGCACAAGGACCTGGAAGGGGTGTTCGGCGTGCTGCAGCGGCCCCTGGCTGTGCCCACCGTCCCCGCCCGCAGGAAGAAGAACGCCTCGCCCCTGACGTTCCGGGGCAAGGACCCGACCTTCCCCTGGGGCGGCACGCTCACCCCATCACAGCTGCTGACCTGGATCCCGCCAGACgacgctgacgacgacgacgtgcGTGCAGTGCACAGACTGCACGTGCAACTGGCCGTGCTGGGGTCTGAAGCCAGGGCTCACGAGCCCAACATCGTGCAGGTGGAGACCAGCGACTTCTTGGGGAAGGCACTGGAGCTGCCCGTCGTGCACATGATCGGGGCCAAGGACACCATGAAGCGTGTGGGACTGAGGTTCAATTCCCCGGCCACCTTCAGGCTGGTCAGCGGGTCCGGGCCTGTGCACCTGTCCGGCCAGCACGTGGCCGTCGTTCtgcaggacgaggaggaggaggaggaggagagggaggaggaagaggaacgggaACGCACTGGGGCCACCAT GGGCGAGGTTTTGGATGATGAGCCAAGTGATACGCCACAAGCCTTTGAAGACGCCCGGGAGGAAGCCATGGCTGCTGACAGCACTGAAGGTGAAGGGCGGTCAGGATTCAGACGTGACAGAGCCAGGTCTGCAGACACCAGCCCGGGCAGATCCGAGGTCTTCGAACGTAACTTGCGCTCCTCTCTGGGCAGTGTCAGTCGTATCTATGGCGCCACTAGCGAAGCGTTTAGCCATGCTGCCTCCTCCGTCCGCCGCTCTGAAAGCCAGCCAGCTAACTGTAAAACATCTTAG
- the LOC143298746 gene encoding uncharacterized protein LOC143298746 isoform X2, producing the protein MSIQVAISFDTTGSMSRALHEVRRRITEMIHLLKKDFPGITLAIIAHGDYCDEDIYVTKHLDFTNDESALVSFVKDVKDTGGGDAPECYELVLRLVRTKLAWKKRSQKILVVIGDSYPHPPHDPQNQDHIDWEQEARLLAEMPMRIYGAQINNDPQSTDFFRKLTQMTGGSHLKLTEFSVLTDVIIAVCYRAQGTARLKAWEDRVRAQYAPKPLHKDLEGVFGVLQRPLAVPTVPARRKKNASPLTFRGKDPTFPWGGTLTPSQLLTWIPPDDADDDDVRAVHRLHVQLAVLGSEARAHEPNIVQVETSDFLGKALELPVVHMIGAKDTMKRVGLRFNSPATFRLVSGSGPVHLSGQHVAVVLQDEEEEEEEREEEEERERTGATM; encoded by the exons ATGTCGATACAGGTCGCCATTTCCTTCGACACAACAGGATCAATGTCACGAGCTCTACACGAGGTTCGCAGACGTATCACAGAAATGATTCACCTCTTGAAGAAGGACTTCCCAGGGATCACCCTGGCCATCATTGCCCATGGCGACTACTGCGATGAAGACATCTACGTCACCAAGCACCTGGACTTCACGAATGATGAATCCGCTCTGGTCAGTTTCGTCAAGGACGTCAAAGACACAGGCGGCGGGGACGCGCCAGAGTGTTACGAGCTGGTCCTCAGGCTGGTCAGAACCAAGCTGGCGTGGAAGAAGAGGTCTCAGAAGATCCTGGTGGTGATTGGAgactcttacccccaccctcctcacgaCCCCCAGAACCAGGACCACATCGACTGGGAGCAGGAGGCACGTCTGCTGGCCGAGATG CCCATGCGCATCTATGGCGCACAGATCAACAACGACCCTCAATCCACGGACTTTTTCCGTAAACTGACACAAATGACGGGTGGATCTCACCTCAAGTTGACAGAGTTCTCTGTCCTGACTGACGTCATCATTGCTGTATGTTATCGGGCCCAAGGAACTGCAAGACTGAAG GCCTGGGAGGATAGGGTCAGGGCCCAGTACGCCCCCAAGCCCCTGCACAAGGACCTGGAAGGGGTGTTCGGCGTGCTGCAGCGGCCCCTGGCTGTGCCCACCGTCCCCGCCCGCAGGAAGAAGAACGCCTCGCCCCTGACGTTCCGGGGCAAGGACCCGACCTTCCCCTGGGGCGGCACGCTCACCCCATCACAGCTGCTGACCTGGATCCCGCCAGACgacgctgacgacgacgacgtgcGTGCAGTGCACAGACTGCACGTGCAACTGGCCGTGCTGGGGTCTGAAGCCAGGGCTCACGAGCCCAACATCGTGCAGGTGGAGACCAGCGACTTCTTGGGGAAGGCACTGGAGCTGCCCGTCGTGCACATGATCGGGGCCAAGGACACCATGAAGCGTGTGGGACTGAGGTTCAATTCCCCGGCCACCTTCAGGCTGGTCAGCGGGTCCGGGCCTGTGCACCTGTCCGGCCAGCACGTGGCCGTCGTTCtgcaggacgaggaggaggaggaggaggagagggaggaggaagaggaacgggaACGCACTGGGGCCACCATGTAA